Genomic DNA from Burkholderia plantarii:
GGCGCATCGCGCGCAGCGGCCCGCCGAACGCGGGCCAGGGCCCGGCGCGGCCGGTCACGCTCGCCAGCGGCTTCCTGCTGCTGTGGCTGAACCCGAAAAGCTGGGCGATGACGGTGGGCGCGGCGGCCTCGTTCGCGCTCGTCGCCAGCAGCCCGCAGCGGCTCGCGCTGCTGCTCGGCGCCGCGTTCGGCGTGGCCGCGGCGCTGTCGCTCGCGTTGTGGTGCGCGCTCGGCGTGCTGCTCGCGCGCCTGTTTCGCACGCCGCGCCAGTGGCGCATCCTCAATCTCACGATGGGCCTGCTGCTCGCCGCGTCCATCGTGCCAACCTGGAGATAAGCATGGTTTCCCGTTCGTTTGCCGAATCGTTCGATCTCGACGCGGCGTTCGCCGACATCACCGCGCACTGGTCGCCGAAGGTGGTCGCGCAGGTCAACGACCAGTACGTGAAGGTGGCCAAGGTACTCGGCCAGCTGGTATGGCACGACCACGCGCACGAGGACGAGCTGTTCTTCGTGGTGCGCGGCCACCTGAAGATCGAATACGAGGGCGGCCGCGTGGTCGAGCTGCCGGCCGGCTCGATGCACGTCGTGCCGCGCGGCACGCCCCACAATCCCGTCGCCGAGGAGGAGTGCTGGATCATGCTGGTCGAGCCGGTGGAGACGAAGCACACGGGGGACGTGGCGTCGCCGCTGACGAAGACGATCGAGCAACAGCTGCGCTGAGCCGATGCCCGCGCCCGCCCGGCCGGCTCACGGCTCCCGGCGGGCGACGCCTAGCCCGCGCCGTCGCCCTCCCTCCCCGATGCCGTAAACGGCGCGCGGATTCCGTCCGCCGTCGCGATCTCCGGCGCCGCGCGAATCGCGCAAGGCAGGCCGGCCGAACCCCGCCCCCGCCCGCCGCCGCCTCACGACGCGCCCCCGCACCGCACCAACGGCAGTTCTTACCCACGCGCCGCGTGCCCGCCGGGCAGCCCTACCGCCGCGTCGCGCGCCGTCGCCGCCTTCCCGCAGAAACATAAGACCATTGCGGGAAAACACCGATGCTGTAGTCGAACTACATTCATACTATCTAACACGGTGGAGGCTACCTACATCGCGCTGGCCCCGTCGATTTCTCCATCCCGCCGCCCGGTGCGCACTGGCGCGGCACCCGCGTCTCGTGTTTCACCGCTGTCGCTTCCCGCCTCATCGTCGACAACCAGAATCGAATAACCGGAGAGAGAGACATGCAGGTCAGACTTTGGTCGGCCGCCGCATTG
This window encodes:
- a CDS encoding LysE family translocator, with the translated sequence MTALLPLFLFVAVATLTPGGATTLATASGARFGFRRSLPLVTGIAAALAMLAAVAALGLGGLLLAMPSLQTAVKALGSAYLLWLAWRIARSGPPNAGQGPARPVTLASGFLLLWLNPKSWAMTVGAAASFALVASSPQRLALLLGAAFGVAAALSLALWCALGVLLARLFRTPRQWRILNLTMGLLLAASIVPTWR
- a CDS encoding cupin domain-containing protein, coding for MVSRSFAESFDLDAAFADITAHWSPKVVAQVNDQYVKVAKVLGQLVWHDHAHEDELFFVVRGHLKIEYEGGRVVELPAGSMHVVPRGTPHNPVAEEECWIMLVEPVETKHTGDVASPLTKTIEQQLR